In Corynebacterium matruchotii, a single genomic region encodes these proteins:
- a CDS encoding succinate dehydrogenase/fumarate reductase iron-sulfur subunit gives MKLHLEIWRQAGPYHEGHFEYVTVEDAVAQMSILELLDHVNSGLIEEGKEPFAFASDCREGICGTCGLLVNGRPHGLEQNQPACQQRLLNVKDGSTLKIEPFRSAAFPVIKDMVVDRSALDRVMQQGGYVSVNSGTAPDADTLHMNHQTAELALDHAACIGCGACVAACPNGAAHLFTGAKLVHLSLMPLGKEERGRRARKMIDELETNFGHCTLYGECADVCPAGIPLSAVAAVNKERARAFFTAKDA, from the coding sequence ATGAAACTCCATCTTGAAATCTGGCGTCAGGCCGGTCCGTATCACGAGGGACACTTCGAATACGTCACCGTTGAAGACGCAGTTGCTCAAATGTCCATCCTCGAACTCTTGGATCACGTTAACTCTGGGTTGATCGAAGAAGGAAAGGAACCTTTCGCATTCGCATCTGACTGCCGTGAAGGTATTTGTGGTACCTGCGGGCTCCTGGTCAATGGCCGTCCTCATGGTCTGGAACAAAACCAGCCAGCTTGCCAACAGCGGCTACTCAACGTCAAAGATGGTTCTACCCTTAAGATCGAACCATTCCGTTCCGCTGCATTCCCCGTGATCAAAGACATGGTGGTCGACCGGTCTGCCCTGGACCGAGTGATGCAGCAAGGTGGTTATGTGTCCGTGAACTCGGGTACCGCTCCCGACGCCGACACTCTGCACATGAATCACCAAACGGCAGAGCTTGCCCTTGACCATGCTGCATGCATTGGTTGCGGTGCCTGTGTGGCCGCGTGCCCCAATGGTGCCGCCCACCTGTTTACTGGTGCCAAGCTGGTCCACCTGTCACTCATGCCCTTGGGTAAAGAAGAACGCGGTCGCCGTGCTCGTAAGATGATCGACGAGTTGGAAACCAACTTTGGCCACTGCACCCTCTACGGTGAATGTGCCGATGTCTGCCCTGCAGGTATCCCATTGAGTGCAGTGGCTGCGGTGAACAAAGAACGGGCTCGTGCGTTCTTTACCGCCAAGGATGCGTAG